A single region of the Rathayibacter rathayi genome encodes:
- a CDS encoding proteasome assembly chaperone family protein has translation MNVITGNVLVVAFEGWNDAGDAASGALRLVKDAGEYVPLFAVDAEQYYDFQYTRPMLSIGEDGRRSLSWPGTQIFGPADTSVDAESALYLMIGTEPSRSWKSFAAEVVDAMLAIDISAVVFLGAMLADVPHTRPISIFASSENGELRTSFELERSSYEGPVGILSVIGEAAQKVGIPAVSIWASVPHYVHNAPSPKAMLALLEKLEEVVGLAIPRGDLVEEAEEWERGIDALAADDEEMAAYIAQLEQARDTVDSPEASGEAIAQEFERYLRRRGDGRSGEEPWRP, from the coding sequence ATGAACGTGATCACGGGGAACGTCCTGGTCGTGGCCTTCGAGGGCTGGAACGACGCCGGAGACGCCGCGAGCGGCGCGCTGCGGCTGGTCAAGGACGCCGGGGAGTACGTGCCCCTCTTCGCCGTCGACGCCGAGCAGTACTACGACTTCCAGTACACCCGCCCCATGCTCTCGATCGGCGAGGATGGCCGTCGCAGCCTCTCCTGGCCCGGCACGCAGATCTTCGGCCCGGCCGACACCTCGGTCGACGCCGAGAGCGCCCTGTACCTCATGATCGGCACCGAACCCTCGCGCAGCTGGAAGAGCTTCGCCGCGGAGGTCGTCGACGCCATGCTCGCGATTGATATCTCGGCGGTGGTCTTCCTCGGCGCGATGCTCGCGGACGTCCCACACACCCGTCCGATCTCGATCTTCGCGTCGAGTGAGAACGGCGAGTTGCGGACTTCGTTCGAGCTCGAGCGCTCCAGCTACGAGGGTCCGGTCGGAATTCTCAGTGTGATCGGCGAGGCCGCGCAGAAGGTGGGTATTCCCGCCGTGTCGATCTGGGCGTCCGTCCCGCACTATGTGCACAACGCCCCTTCGCCCAAGGCGATGCTGGCGCTGCTCGAAAAGCTCGAAGAGGTCGTCGGCCTGGCGATCCCCCGCGGCGACCTCGTCGAGGAGGCGGAGGAGTGGGAGCGCGGCATCGACGCTCTCGCCGCCGACGACGAGGAGATGGCCGCCTACATCGCCCAGCTCGAGCAGGCGCGCGACACGGTCGACTCCCCCGAGGCCAGCGGCGAGGCGATCGCGCAGGAGTTCGAGCGCTACCTCCGACGCCGCGGTGACGGCCGCTCCGGCGAGGAGCCCTGGCGACCCTAG
- a CDS encoding FKBP-type peptidyl-prolyl cis-trans isomerase, whose amino-acid sequence MRRTTALIAGIGIVAALTGCTPSSSTADCDAPFSSGDSSAAVKATGDFGAKPDVSVPSPLKADGSQVSTLIKGSGAPLEKGQLVTIDYTLVNGADGTVLETSPYDGSSTARFGVGGAGLTGLNEGLLCTQVGSRVAIAIAPEDGFGQAASQLGLAADDTLVLVADVRGASLARANGSAQPVPDGFPTVTLGDDGRPGLAKPSGEAPTDLRIAQLKKGEGDVVAEGDQVVVAYTGWQWSDGKVFDSSWEKGAPTVFAAADGSSTQGGVIAGFAKALIGQPVGSQVIAVIPPDQGYGDQGSPQGGIPGGATLIFVADILGKV is encoded by the coding sequence GTGCGCAGGACCACCGCGCTCATCGCTGGCATTGGAATCGTCGCCGCTCTCACTGGATGCACCCCGTCCTCCTCAACGGCGGACTGCGACGCTCCGTTCTCCTCCGGCGACTCGTCGGCCGCGGTCAAAGCCACGGGCGATTTCGGCGCCAAGCCTGATGTCAGCGTGCCGTCGCCACTCAAGGCCGATGGCAGCCAGGTCAGCACGCTGATCAAGGGCTCCGGCGCTCCCCTCGAGAAGGGCCAACTGGTCACCATCGACTACACCCTGGTCAACGGAGCGGACGGCACCGTCCTCGAGACCTCGCCCTACGACGGGTCGAGCACCGCCCGCTTCGGTGTCGGCGGGGCCGGACTCACCGGCCTCAACGAGGGCCTGCTCTGCACCCAGGTCGGTTCACGGGTGGCCATCGCGATCGCCCCCGAGGACGGCTTCGGCCAGGCGGCCTCGCAGTTGGGCCTCGCTGCCGATGACACCCTGGTACTCGTCGCCGATGTCCGCGGCGCGTCTCTCGCCCGCGCGAACGGCTCCGCCCAGCCCGTTCCGGACGGTTTCCCCACCGTGACCCTCGGCGACGACGGACGACCCGGCCTCGCGAAGCCCTCCGGCGAGGCTCCGACCGACCTTCGCATCGCGCAGCTTAAGAAGGGCGAGGGCGACGTGGTCGCGGAGGGCGACCAGGTCGTCGTGGCCTACACCGGCTGGCAGTGGAGCGACGGGAAGGTGTTTGACTCCAGCTGGGAGAAGGGCGCACCGACGGTCTTCGCCGCGGCCGACGGATCGAGCACCCAGGGCGGAGTGATCGCCGGCTTCGCGAAGGCACTGATCGGCCAGCCTGTCGGCTCGCAGGTCATCGCGGTCATCCCTCCTGACCAGGGCTACGGCGACCAGGGTTCGCCCCAGGGCGGCATCCCCGGCGGTGCCACGCTGATCTTCGTCGCCGACATCCTCGGAAAGGTCTGA
- a CDS encoding tRNA (adenine-N1)-methyltransferase: protein MTGEALQHSGPFRAGDRVQLTGPKGRMNTITLVPGAVFHTHRGGIEHDTVIGLPDGSVVTNTVGVEHLALRPLLADFVMSMPRGAAIVYPKDAAQILALADIFPGARVVEAGVGSGALSLWLLRAVGPTGQLSSFERREEFADVARANIETFLGYTPDNWSVTVGDLVEALPGTVAAGEADRVVLDMLAPWECLDVAAETLTPGGVLLCYVATVTQLSRTAEAIRASGLFTNPASNETMVRGWHVEGLAVRPDHRMIGHTGFLITARRLAPDTVLPELKRRPSKTDFSDEDVEAWTPGALGERAVSRKSLRKRVRESATSAELSRARGFGEGPAEPDDEGIL, encoded by the coding sequence ATGACCGGTGAGGCGCTCCAGCATTCCGGCCCCTTCCGCGCAGGCGACCGAGTCCAGTTGACCGGACCGAAGGGGCGGATGAACACCATCACGCTCGTCCCCGGTGCGGTGTTCCACACCCACCGCGGCGGCATCGAGCACGACACCGTCATCGGGCTGCCCGACGGCTCCGTTGTGACCAACACGGTCGGAGTAGAGCACCTCGCGCTCCGGCCGCTCCTCGCCGACTTCGTGATGTCGATGCCCCGGGGAGCGGCGATCGTCTACCCGAAGGACGCCGCGCAGATCCTCGCGCTCGCCGACATCTTCCCCGGCGCCCGCGTGGTCGAGGCGGGCGTCGGCTCCGGCGCGCTCTCCCTCTGGCTGCTCCGGGCGGTCGGACCGACCGGTCAGCTCTCCTCGTTCGAACGGCGGGAGGAGTTCGCCGACGTCGCCCGCGCGAACATCGAGACGTTCCTCGGCTACACGCCCGACAACTGGAGCGTCACCGTCGGCGACCTCGTCGAGGCGCTGCCCGGGACGGTCGCCGCCGGTGAGGCCGACCGCGTCGTGCTGGACATGCTCGCCCCGTGGGAGTGCCTCGACGTCGCTGCCGAGACTCTCACGCCCGGGGGAGTGCTCCTGTGCTACGTGGCCACCGTGACCCAGCTCTCGCGGACGGCCGAGGCGATCCGCGCGTCGGGACTGTTCACCAACCCGGCGTCGAACGAGACGATGGTTCGCGGCTGGCACGTCGAGGGTCTGGCCGTCCGCCCCGATCACCGGATGATCGGCCACACCGGCTTCCTCATCACCGCCCGCCGCCTCGCTCCTGACACCGTTCTGCCCGAGCTCAAGCGGCGTCCGTCCAAGACGGACTTCAGCGACGAGGACGTCGAGGCCTGGACCCCCGGCGCGCTCGGCGAACGGGCCGTCAGCCGGAAGAGCCTGCGCAAGCGGGTCCGGGAGTCGGCCACCAGCGCCGAACTCTCCCGTGCCCGCGGCTTCGGTGAGGGGCCCGCGGAGCCCGACGATGAGGGCATCCTCTAA
- a CDS encoding HAD family hydrolase, which translates to MPSEPLEEVGALAAVLWDMDGTLVDTEPYWMASEHALVSSFGGVWTHEDALGLVGSGLPDAARILQGKGVDLSVDAIIDRMTDEVIAQLAAGIPWRPGALELLRAVADAGVPQALVTMSISRMATAVVDRIPFVAFATVVGGDMVERSKPDPEAYLLAASTLEVDITACVAIEDSLTGLGAAVASGAAVIGVPHQLALDPAAAYTLWPTLAGRTVADLATVSTEHRSSDPALTETQACR; encoded by the coding sequence CTGCCCTCCGAGCCGCTCGAGGAGGTCGGCGCTCTCGCCGCCGTCCTCTGGGACATGGACGGCACCCTCGTCGACACCGAGCCCTACTGGATGGCGTCCGAGCACGCTCTGGTCTCCTCGTTCGGCGGAGTGTGGACGCACGAGGACGCACTGGGCCTCGTCGGCTCCGGCCTGCCCGATGCTGCCCGGATCCTGCAGGGCAAGGGCGTCGACCTCTCCGTCGACGCGATCATCGACCGGATGACCGACGAGGTGATCGCGCAGCTCGCCGCGGGCATCCCGTGGCGGCCGGGAGCCCTCGAACTCCTTCGTGCCGTCGCGGACGCGGGAGTTCCGCAGGCCCTGGTCACGATGTCGATCTCGCGGATGGCCACCGCCGTCGTCGACCGGATCCCCTTCGTCGCCTTCGCGACCGTCGTCGGCGGCGACATGGTCGAGCGCAGCAAGCCCGACCCCGAGGCCTACCTCCTGGCCGCGAGCACGCTCGAGGTGGACATCACCGCGTGCGTTGCGATCGAGGATTCCCTCACCGGCCTCGGCGCCGCCGTCGCCTCCGGAGCCGCAGTGATCGGCGTCCCGCATCAACTCGCACTGGATCCCGCCGCCGCCTACACCCTCTGGCCCACCCTCGCGGGCCGCACCGTCGCGGACCTCGCCACGGTGTCCACCGAGCATCGCAGTTCCGACCCTGCCCTGACCGAGACGCAGGCTTGCCGATGA